The Alnus glutinosa chromosome 8, dhAlnGlut1.1, whole genome shotgun sequence DNA segment CTCTTCGCTGCTCAAGTGATCTGTTGGACCCTTCAATCACTGAGGTTTTTAAGCCGGCATGGATATTGGAGAAGATCAGCTCTGTGGACCAAAACACAGCCAAGAAGCCAGAGAAAGTTGCACATAATATTGGaaaggcaaagaagaaaaagaagacttCTGCTTCAAGTTGATAAGTTAGTATCTCCTTCTATAAAGCTCCCATAAGGCATTCTTTTTTGTGGGCACAAatttctattcttcttcttcttcttttttttttttttgtttttttgtcgaTAATCAACTAACGTAATGTTATTGCTGAATCATGACGTAGGTACTATTCCTCCCACATAATTGTATAATTTGATAAGTCAAAAGTTATGTTGTTGCAATCTATGGCTTTACCTTAACTGCCTCAGTTTCCTTATTCATGCATTTCGCTTGTCTTGCATATCGATATGCGTCATGTCTATGTAACCATATTTCTGGAATAATGGACAACTGAGGTTCAGCTATGCCTTCATAGAGTTGGTACGCATCATATTGCTACCATACCTTAATATCATTAACTGAATTGCTTAATTGGAGTAACTTAGGATTGATAATTCGCATTCGTGTTTCAGGATTCGGTCATTTCAAAGCATTGGtgtaagattatataggtcaaccattACTTGACTCATTCATTTAAACGGTTTAAACCCATCAACcctaacccgctaattttgtattgagtttgtGTAAAAATTGTTAGTCATAAATATCGGGTATCGAGTTCGGGTCGTGTCGAGTAtagatataaaactatataagtcaatccTAACTCAACTCCTCAATCCTAACTCGTGAATTTTGTGTTACGCTTACGAatagtgtaaaaaattgtcattctTAGAGTAACTTAAGTTGTAAAGGTCGTATTTTGTCATCTTCATTCCGTAAGGAATATAATGTAAGGGATAGGGCCTTTAATGGGCTTCTGGGCCCATACTTGGGAATGGGATATTCTAGAAGGTATCAAGTGAGGTGTACAATTCTGTTAGCATATTCTCAAACAGAATAGGTTATTTAAGGGGGAGGCAACGggtagaagaaaaaagaaaagaaagaagaagaatattgtAGTTGGTTAATTCTTGGAGAGTTTAGACCTCTCCAAGTGCCTGAGAGAGTCTAGGTCTTTTTGAGTGCTTGGAAGGAATTTATCCTCTCTGAGTGCTCGTAGTTATCCTTATTGAATTATTCATCTAtaatcttcattttcttccttgagTATTTACCTAATTCTGCCTTGTTTGGTTCTGATATCCATGAATCCAGTTCCCTATAAGAAAAGCCCATTACACATTCTTACATATGCAAGTAGGATGCCACATTGGtactgaatttttttcaattagctTCTACCTCTCTAAGGGGGGTCTCTAATTAGTCTAGTCAGTTGGCTGGTCTATTGTTTTACTTGAATCACCTTGGTAAATGGTGTTTGGTTATTGAGTATTAGATGGATTATGTTTGTGTGAGTTCTAGATTCTGCTATGACACAGAGAAATGAAGTTGACCATTATGCTTTGcttgtaagggatataattaTTCGTATAATTGATTGTAGTTGGGCTTTGGGTAATAGACACGTTGTAAATGTGGGTTGCGAAGTGGGTATTCATTTGGGCTTAGTTTGTTAAGTAGTTAATAGTTAGGAGAGATATAAAAGCCCAAGGGATAGGAAAGAAGATTTATCGATTATGTAAGTGAATTTTCAGAATTGTGTAGTTCTTGGAGTCTTTGTGGGTGAGCTCGAATCATCGACTCTTGGAGTCCGACTAGGTTCGAATTAGTCAACTTATTATTAATTTCAATATACAATTTATCCATTCCATTCTTTCATTCTACAAATCTATTAATATCCATTCCAATTTCATATTCATTTCCATCTATATcatagaaaattataaaaaatatcttacaaacaagaaaacacattacaagtggtatcaaagctagATCCATTGGGAAACCATTGCAAAGTGGGTGAAGAGCCATTGGAAAACCAAATGTGTCATGCGTGTGTACTGTTGCAAGGCTAACCAGTGGCAAGGCAAAAACATGAGTAGTTCTAGTCAGACTTATGGCTCACGTGCGTTTGGGTTATAACTGACTGATTTGTATTAGTGGAgtaaatagaattttttttttcctttttacccACACTTTGTGGGCATGATGCGTCGAAGGAGTGGTTaatgtaagggatataatatcCGTATAATTGATTGTAGTTGGGCTTTGGGTAATAGACATGTTGTAAATGTGGGTTGTGAAGTGGGTATTCATTTGGACTTAGTTTGTTAAGTAGTTAGTAGTTAGGAGATATATAAAAGCCCAAGGGATAGGAAATAAGAGTTAGGCCCTGTTTAGTAATCCTTTTTTCCCTCTCCCTTCCTTGACGCGCACCGACAGGGAAGGCTTTTGGCAGGAGAGGACTGAAAAAATTCAGCCGTTTTCCAAGATGGGacagccctttttttttttttccattttacccctgacatgaaaaaaaatttcagcaaCTTAAACAGTCGTATACAGGGGTaaaataggtaaaaaaaaacttattttgttTTACCCATTCTATTTCTACCTccggcaggaaaaaaaaattgtgcaataTAACCGGTTGTGTACAGGGGTAAAACGGAAAAAAAGCTTGTCCCATCATGAAAAAGTTGGCTGAATATTTTCAGCCCTCTTGCCAAAAGCTTGTCTTGTCAGTGCGCGTCAGgaaagggggagggggaagggatTACTAAACAGGGCTTTAATGATTGTGTAAGTAAATTCTCAGAATTGTGGAGTTTTTAGAACCTTTGTGGGTGAACTCGAATCATCCACTCTTGGAGCTTGATTAAATTTGAATTAGTCAACCTTTTATCAATTTCAATATACAATTTATCCATTTCATTCTTTCATTTTACAAATCCATCAATATCCATTCTAATGTCATTTCCATTTCCATCTATATCATAGAAAATATCCTACAAACAAGAAAACACATTACATTGCTCTTTCTATGAAAATTCCAGAGTTTGGGTTTTCTTGCAAGTTTGCTATCAGAAATACAGATGGGCAGCCTCTAAGTAAAACACCCCTCCCAAGGAAATGGtactaaaaatactttaatatAATTAGGATTAAGACTAATACGACATTGATTAATCAGGCCAGCAAGTTAGCATTTACTATCAACAAGAGAAAGAAACACGGCTCAAATTTGGCGGTGGCACATGGGACATGGCACATGGTGGGAGACAGAAGCGGAGACGGGATCTTGTGGGTCCTCTGGCCCGATCGACGTCTCACCCACATTTTGAAACGCACATGTCAATGCAGCACATCATTGGACCCCACGTGACGTGAGGCTGACAAGCTTCAAACTCTTCTATGCtcaaaggaaaaattatttttacacaATAAAATTGGATAACTTATGCACAATACAAGATACATAAGTAGAATTCATGTGGTAGGTTTTATTCACATGGGTCTCATCCATGTATTTTACGTTGTGCGTGTAttgtgcaccaatcacaacTCTACACGTAGCACTAGAATAGAGCTTGAAAAATAGATACGTTTGGTTGTtggatttcttttattatatttaaaattatgaataccaaaaaaatttaaaattatgtttaaatagtttaaagaatctaaaacaaaatttgaaaaagatgtttgagaatgtgaattgaatataattgagaaaattatatataaaaatgtttttttttttattattataaaattaaaaaacagttgtttgggggtggccgcaccacCCTCTAATTAGACGGGGGTGGCCGAATACCCCCGAAACCGCTTGGCCACCTCCTTGAAAATTGGTTGGGGGTGGCAGATTAATGTTGGGGGTTGTCGATCCACCCCTAGAGGGTTGGCAGAGCCACCCCTGGACACATggaggtggttcgaccaccaCCCCCAAAAGCCCAAGAGTGGCTCGACCACCACCCCCAGACTCCTAcgggtggctcgaccacccttgatttttttttttaaaaagttttattattatttttgagttgGGTTAGATTTAGTTAAAAACGGATTGAATAAAACCGGTTTTCTAATTCTGAAATTtaaaaaccatccaaacatgttattgaaatataatataatataatcaaaattttgatGACACCCAAACATTAACTAATTCTAATATTTCTACACTTTTTAcccatattatttttaaatctaccattaaatttataaaattcacgTTAATTTAAAACTTACcaattttatctcatttttatatttatcattaaatttatccCACAAAATCAACGGTTAATTTGAAACTTGCCCCCGTCTTTCCaatatctttcttcttctttacgggggaatttttttttgggtcaaaacCGAGCTGTGGAAAGTGCGAAACAGTAGGGAGACACCCGGGGTCCGTTGACGTTTGAGACTGACGCACACTTtgaatatatcatttttttttcttcaactaATTAATACAAgagccctctctctctctctctctctcatggtttatattcttatctgttttaacttttcatttgtcACGTCGATAATATTAAAATGATCAGAGTTCAATGGTGCAGAAAAACTAGAAATAACAAATCAATGTAAATCTGAAGAGATTATTAGTTAAAGCAGTTCTTTAGGCATGTTAATCAAGTAATAtatacctttatttttttttttttttaaaaaaattagttggcTTATGGTCTTCCTTAAAACATTGATTAGAGTTTAATCttaccattttcttttctttaagaaaaacaGATAAATTGATAAACTGAAGCTTCTGACATAAAGAACTGCGTGGTGATTGTACTAGGAAAAGGATTCCCACTTTAGAAGGAATCCAGATCATATCACTACCACATAATCTCCAAATCAAGCATtaaaatatactatatattatatactcgACCGTCCCTGATCTAGAGAAGGGacatttattataaaattatatttaaaaaatttattcatatatatcacatgataaatatgtttatattattcaaaaataaaataaaataatagcaGTAACATTATAATACAATGAAattaggacaaaaatttcttacaaattaatttataaatttttttttacaaactaaaaTATCAATCATAGTAaaagtgatttaaaaaaaatttaatagttaaaattaaaaaaagaatttaattataataaaaagtaaatttgaTAAGCCTGAAAATGCTGAAGaggtgagagagagtttacacttttatttcattattaaacattaattgattttatttttatatgggTTACGCGTTGATTcattgatttcttttcttttatagattCTGAGAGACGCGCTGCAATAGTCGGCTACTCGGCTCTACCCCCATCAACCTCACCTCCACCATGAACAGATGAACTCACTCACCTCCATCCTCTAGggtttctctctgtctctctaacTCACTCTCCCCAAAAGACACAGCTGAACAAAAATTCATAAGACAATGGAATATAGAATTCTAGATCTAGCCcacaaatagaaaaaaaaaaaaaaaaaaaacaaagcatttTTGCTTCCCCACCCTCACACACCCAATTTCTGTAATCTTAAGacaaacacagagagagagtgagagatgggGCAACAAGAGAACGTAGTAGCTCAGAAGAGAAGCAGCGGCGGCGGAGCTGGTGGGCTGCCGACAACCGCCGCATCTAACGGCAGGGGGCGCACGCTGGTGCCACGTGGCAGGCAGCTCCACAAGACCTTCAACAACATAAAGATCACCATCCTCTGCGGCTTCGTCACCATCCTGGTCCTCCGCGGCACCATCGGCATCGGCCACCTCGGTTCCTCCGATGCCGACGCCGTCAACCAGAACATCATCGAGGAGACCAACCGAATCCTCGCCGAGATCCGCTCCGACTCCGACCCCTCCGACCCCGACGGTCCCGAGCTGTTCTTCAACCCCAACGATACCTACACTCTCGGACCCAAAATCTCCGACTGGGACAGCGAGCGCAAGGCCTGGTTACACCAGAACCCCGAGTTCCCTAGCTACGTTAACGGTAAGCCTCGTATGTTGCTTGTAACTGGGTCTCCTCCTAAACCTTGTGATAACCCAATTGGTGACCATTACTTGTTGAAAGCTATTAAGAATAAGATTGACTATTGTAGACTTCATGGGATTGAGATAGTGTACAATTTGGCTCATTTGGATAAGGAACTAGCTGGGTACTGGGCCAAATTGCCGTTGATTCGTCGGTTGATGCTGTCGCATCCTGAGGTGGAGTGGATTTGGTGGATGGATAGCGATGCGCTCTTCACCGACATGGTTTTTGAGATTCCAGTTTCCAAGTATGATGGTTATAATTTGGTTATTCATGGTTACCCCGATTTAATGTTTGAGCAGAAGAGTTGGATTGCGTTGAATACGGGTAGTTTCCTGTTTAGGAATTGTCAGTGGTCTTTGGATTTGCTTGACGATTGGGCGCCAATGGGGCCAAAAGGGCCAGTTCGGGAGGAGGCCGGGAAGATTTTGACGGCAAATTTGAAGGGGAGGCCGGCATTCGAGGCGGATGATCAGTCGGCGTTGATATACTTGTTACTTTCAAAGAAGGATCAGTGGATGGACAAGGTGTTTATTGAGAATTCGTATTATTTGCATGGGTATTGGGCGGGATTGGTGGATAGATACGAGGAGATGATTGAGAAGTATCATCCGGGATTGGGGGATGAGAGGTGGCCGTTCGTGACCCATTTTGTTGGTTGCAAGCCTTGTGGGAGCTACGGGGATTACCCGGTTGCGAGGTGCTTGAGCAGCATGGAGAGGGCATTTAATTTTGCCGATAACCAGGTGCTTAAGCTGTATGGGTTTAGGCATAGGGGATTGTTGAGTCCTAAGATCAAGAGGATCAGGAATGAGACAGTCAGTCCTTTGGAATCTGTGGACCAGTTTGACATCCGGCGGCACACAGTGCAAGGGAGCATTGAATCCAAGAGctagagagtaaaaaaaaggTCTTCAATGTGTGATAATGTTTAGGTAATGATATATAATTCCTCAgtctaaagcaaatttaaatttgataacAGTTTccatttaagtttttgtttttttttgtttgttatgttGTCTTGGTACCGTTTTGAGGAACCATAGAGTAGAATTCTTTTGTAGACTTCAATTCTTGCTGTTGTGTTTGAGTAATCCATAAAAGCAATTTTACTTTTGATTTGCACTGTACTGccagtttcaattttttcttggCATGAACCTTTAATTATTTTACCGCACATTTCTGTTCCAAGTACAGAATATGGATGCTTTAGTTTGAATTCTGTCATATCGCTAGTAGATGAATTGTATAATCAAGAGGAAGTAAGGGAGAATCTCTGAAGTCTTGTGATATTAATGTATATCACTCGGCTTAATCTATAGTTGGAATTAGAGATTTGTTGAGATAGGCCAtgcctcttcaatcttcatgtcCTAGTTGTTGCATTGGACGTATCTTGACCTTCCCGTATCCACAGCTTGAGGATGTTTTGCTGTGGGATGTGAGGATAGAGTTATAGCAGCATCTTTCAACTGCAAGAGTGTCTCATTTAGAAGTAAATTGTGTACATAGTGACTTTCACATGCATGAAGATGCTAATATCCTCTTCAAAACGTAGTGCTATTTGGCACGTAGTTGCTGAATCCTAGGAAAGGTACAACATctgtgtttttctgttttacGGACTGCAGTTAGATTAGATGTTCATCGATAGCAAATTAGGAAGTAGctctgtagtttttttttttttttttgataagtgaaaaGTAGCTCTGTAGTATTTAACTTTGTGAAGTTTGTTGAAGTTATTATTTCTTTGACAGTTTTATGCCTGATTGTAACTCTTGAGTATATCCTATCCTACGTTGAGTACTGTTGAGTACTTCTACTTGAGAAATGTGCATATAACACTATACTAATCTTTGTTCTATACTCCTGCATTCAACTCGAAGCAAATCTCTAAGTGGGGGATTGAAGCATTTTGCTTGGTAAGCAGTGATTTAGTCTGCAACTCAATAAGATGGGTTCTTGTTAGatccttaaaataaaatgagttagTATATTAGACTCCAAGACACCTGACCCGTGCAACATGGGTTTGATGTATAAGTTGTACATCTCAATGGAAAGGTTCCTTTGGAAGGAAATCTTCTAGGTATAGTTTAAAATCTTTTATCTCGAGTAAGGGATATTGGGGACTTCCAGTTTAGTCACAATCCTTTTGACATCCTCTAGACTTTTATGTTCTTTGGAAGGTTAAATTGTTTTAAGCGCTCTTCAAATTGTCAGACGCCATCTTGTTACTCTcattttttgtatattattcTCTTCTCTGCCATAAGAGAAAGGCGAAGCTAATAAAGGCACATATCATATAGGAGTAGATGCAAGATTTGTAATCTCTCCTGCCCACTGCTATCAAGTCTTAAATTGTGTTATTCAGTTGCAATACATGGTTGTAGTTGTATTAGTTACACTAATTGGCAAATGATTGTTTCCTCCCTGACATTCTATTCGGTGGAGAAAGTCTGGGAAAAATGTCCTTAGTTTTCCCGTACATAATTCTCCATGTTAGTCTATAAGaagcgtctctctctctctctcaactttaAGGTGAAGGAATTATTTTGTATTGGCATGGGGCTGTTTGCATTGCTTCTCTAGATTATTTACTGTTTCTCTTGCTCAATCTTAAGCTGAAATCGGTAGTAGGATTATTATGAAACAATAGTTTACTGATTCTCCCGTTTATATCGATTTCTTGGAGCTGAGGCATGCATCGAAAGAGATAATTGATGAGCTCACAGCAAAGCTTTTCAATTCCATAGAAAAAGCCTCTGGTCT contains these protein-coding regions:
- the LOC133874700 gene encoding probable xyloglucan 6-xylosyltransferase 5; the encoded protein is MGQQENVVAQKRSSGGGAGGLPTTAASNGRGRTLVPRGRQLHKTFNNIKITILCGFVTILVLRGTIGIGHLGSSDADAVNQNIIEETNRILAEIRSDSDPSDPDGPELFFNPNDTYTLGPKISDWDSERKAWLHQNPEFPSYVNGKPRMLLVTGSPPKPCDNPIGDHYLLKAIKNKIDYCRLHGIEIVYNLAHLDKELAGYWAKLPLIRRLMLSHPEVEWIWWMDSDALFTDMVFEIPVSKYDGYNLVIHGYPDLMFEQKSWIALNTGSFLFRNCQWSLDLLDDWAPMGPKGPVREEAGKILTANLKGRPAFEADDQSALIYLLLSKKDQWMDKVFIENSYYLHGYWAGLVDRYEEMIEKYHPGLGDERWPFVTHFVGCKPCGSYGDYPVARCLSSMERAFNFADNQVLKLYGFRHRGLLSPKIKRIRNETVSPLESVDQFDIRRHTVQGSIESKS